Part of the Cyclopterus lumpus isolate fCycLum1 chromosome 16, fCycLum1.pri, whole genome shotgun sequence genome, CATTTGTGGTTCTACCTTCCAGTTAAAAAAATCCAGTTTCTGATCCGGCCAGGACCAATGCCACATCCATACATCTCCAGTCTCCAGGCCTATCCAGGCTCTGGCAATGGTAATTGGAACTAAAGTGATTAAATGATCCATATCAGTTGAATTGTGAACTGCTGCTAAATCAGTGTACATCTCTCTGCAATAGGTCTTTGCTTCAGTGTAGGACTTGGTCGTGGTAATTAGGTGAAAATCGGAAGATCCCAGAGTAAAGAAGCAAAATCCTGTAATAACAAGTTATACACAattataacaacaataataaccaaAACGTTCTTGTCTTCCCAAATAGCCAACCACATGAATGCATTTGCATCATACATGTTCAATTATGATATGAGGAAAACATGCATGTAAAGTTCAAACCTGAGATCAAAAGCAGATACAGTGTTTGAGTCCCTTTTCTCACGATCCATCTGTTTTCAGGCATGATCATGGCAAACGGCAGCACAACAAGCACGTTGTAACTAACTAGTAAGTTGGTACTGGAGCAATGAGCAAGCAGCACAGTGTTTTTTGTAAGAATGGCACTTGGCTTGTTAAGAGACACCTCTTCAGCAGCTACAGACAAAGCAGTTCTTCAagattctttctttcttgcacaCACTAGGCACATGACTTCATGAGATGACAGctacataaaaaaatgtacaactTTTGATCTGCATACATGAGTGATCTATGATCTGTCATTATTTGGCAACAGGTTGcgtcaaaaataaaatataatttaatttcctgCTCTAAAATCACTGATCAGGTCAGGTTATGTAAAAGTGACCATGGATTAACCGAACACATATAGAGTAATTCAAAATATCTAATTTGTTGGATTGGAGCATTAGCAATTACTCATATGGTTGGTGGTTCCAGTGTCCATGATCACTACACTGAAAACCACACCcatttatgtgtatataaatgttttgtgtctgttcatTCAAATATGAAATTAATATTGTGATATAGAGGTCTGTTGGATCCTGTTGACAGGAAAATGTTAAATTTCCAGGAGGCTGCGTCTGACCAAGAGTACCAGACTTTGGTGATGAAAAATTATATCTGTAAACAATGTAACCGTGtgtcaagaaagaaaagaaaagaaaatgctgcTAAATAAAATTGTAAGACATTTCTGTTCCTAGGGGTATAAATtgttgcaaataaataaaaactctgTTAGAAAAGCCAAACTCATTCTTCACCCCGGAAACAAGAAAGTTCAAATAGAACAATGTGAGATGGTGAAAACAATATCACTGGAGCATGAAATGTTGTGCAACACTGTCTACTGTATCCTCCTGACAAAAGAAACGCATTCCTTCTTCTAGGTGCGGCTGAGAGACTTTTGCTCAGATTAGGTCTGCTCTGCCAACATTAGGTACCTGCATGGGAGTTGTCCACATATCTTGTGTCAGAGTATAATGCTAATTTGCTTTACATGTAATTTTCCATATTCTTCCCGAATGCTTCAGCGGTATACTTCACAATGTTTGATGCAGTCTGCAGTGGAGTAGATTTTTTTGGAGGGCCATTTACTTAATTTCAGAACAATATCGAGAGGGAAAGTTACAGCAAACagtaaacatatttgttttatttcataatgtgtATGCACATTTTTAACTATTTCGCAGTGAACAGAAATCACCCACATAAAATCGATCATGTACTGCAGGAGTGTCATATGACACGCTTCTATGGGTGGTCCCATGAGACATTTTGGCTCAAGGGATTCTGGCACTCAGCCGCCATGGcctgtaaacaacaacagcGTCAAGTTGAAGTAAACTGGATTTAAGTGTCGGCCTGTTGCCTTCCGGGTCTGACTACAACGAGTACCGAGAAGTTGTGTTCAACAATGCGTCGAAGGTGTGTCTGGTAAGTAATTCCAACCTTCAAACGACCATGAGCTGTTTTGTCATCAACCGCTTCTTCAGACGACCAACCTGAACCGAGCATTGCGCTAATGTTAGCTACGTTAGCCACGTTAGCTTTAGTTGCAGCTCACACGCTAACGTTAATCTTGGCtcgtacgcacgcacgcagaaAACACTGCGCTGATTTACTGATGTTGTCCGGTGACCGTCGAGCGAACGAGCTCCGCGTTTCGTGAACATTACCGGTATGATTGTGTCGCAGTTTTACGAAACGCTACAGAATGTGAAACAAGCCAGACAGACGccaaagctaacgttagctcgggGGGTCATTTATGGGGTtgcagctaacgttagctagctagctgacgGTAAAAGCAAATGTAGGACCGTAATGTGTCACAGTCACTCATACGTTGTGCCGATATGTATATTCATGAAGATATCTACGGGCTCTTGTCCGTTTTTATTTTGCGGTTCTCATGAACTAAGCTCATGTCGTCCTCCACGGTACTGCGTGTGGCTACATTTAGTAAACGTGTAACGTTTTTGCGATGAAACCGGGGCTAGCTGACGTTAGCAAACACCGACTAATGTCAGCATTTGTTGGTGTACTTAATGGTTTTGGATTCTTGCACAACACGTCGCTAAATCTCAATGTGTTTTCCTCAAATTGGACCAGTTTGAACGAGGTGGCAAATCTTGTAAAACAGTTTTGATGTTGAGCTTTCCTTTTAGCTAACGTAGCTAACCAGAAATGGTGAGGTTTCAACCTTATTCGATCACCACTTCTCTGTGCGTGTCATTCAATATGTATCACGTTTGTTTTGGGGTCTTGGTTTGGAAGATGTCTTGGCTACAGTTCATTGTTAGAAAAGGTGATCGATGACCTGAAACTAGGGCGACAAAGCCCGATTAACGTTCTCGGTTAACGTTAATCAATTTGTCTtggaaatgtcagaaaacagcGAAAAATACCACTACTAAAGGTGTTGGTTTGTCTGACTCGCAGTCCAAAATATACCCAAAGATATTCGACTTTTCATTtttgaaaacagagaaaaacgtCCTCCTCTGAGTCGGAGACTGATGTCAACTGTGCTTGAAATATGTCTTAAATGATTGATAGATTGACAAAATAGTTAGACAAGTGAAGCTGTCGATTTGACATTTCCCGTAAATGTTTTCAGTTCTACTTCCAATCTCAtcacagaaaataataatgtccTTTTGTGTCACCCTCAGATTGATATCCTTCAGACAGGACCTCTTCCCCTCCACTGGGTAGCATACTAGCCATGTCCTCACAGCAACCCAACAGTTCAGCCTCCAACAGCCCCACCAACATCTTGGGTTCTCCTTTCTCAGTTATCAGTTCCTCACTTAACTCCCCAGTAGTCTCACCTTCACTCGGATTTGGATCCATCAGCAACAGTCAGGTAACTGACTGCCATAATCGTCTGTGAATTCATGTTATGGTTActtaatttttgtatttatggAATTAATCTGCTGGAGTTGTAGGGTATAGATGCATGGGCATTGATTTGCAAAATTGGACAATGCAAAAGGTAGTGTTGTAATTTAATATGACATCGAATTAACCAAAGGCATTTTTTTGGGTTGCTTTGTGGGTACAGATCTCTTCTTCAGCACCTATATCAGGGATGCACTCAATCAGCAACTCTGAAGATATCAAGCCTCCATTTGGCCTGAGGCCTATGCCAGCTCACAGCCCTGGAATAATGTTGTCTCAGAAACGCATGTGTGTCATCTGTGGAGACCGCTCTTCTGGTGAGTGAGGGCGCTAAGAGCAGGATTAGCAGTAGTGAAACATCAGCTGTGgacagttttatttaattttagtGTTGATAATAACCTACTGTCAGATGTTTTTGTCTGTGTTATCTCAATATTTTTAACTAAACGGATCCCACTCACCATTgctaataaaaatataaaatgttttgtcAGACTTTTGCCTTCACTttggtgttttgtttgatttcctCAACAGCTGTTAACTTTACTTctttatttgtgtaatttacAGGCAAGCACTATGGAGTGTACAGCTGTGAGGGTTGCAAAGGTTTCTTCAAACGAACTGTGCGCAAAGACCTTAGCTATACCTGCAGAGATAACAAAGAGTGCCTGGTCGACAAACGCCAGCGCAATCGCTGCCAGTACTGCCGCTACCAGAAGTGCCTGGCCATGGGCATGAAGAGGGAAGGTATGCAAGGAGCAGGGTTGCATTAGAGGTTAAAGTTCATTTTGAGAGCCTGTTTGGCTATTGAAGGTTTAGGAACACGTTTTGTCGCGAGTTGTCATACATGCAACTATACAAAGGTGACATACATTGGAGTTTTCAGCAACATAGagttaatatacatttttagaACGATTTAAACATTGGCAGTCATTTAGATTTCTTAGAATAACTAATTATGCTAAAGGAAGCCCACTTAAATTGATTAGGTAATATTGGATTACTACTATTTCTGGCATAGGTGAGGGTGGATGCTAGATTAGATAAGATAAAGAGTAGAGACGAGTGTATTGGGGCTGGTTTATATAACTAacccctctccatctcttctcttcattttctcctATTCTACCCTTTCTCCATCTTTCAATAGTGATCAAACATGTAAAGTGGATAAAAGAAGATGGAAAAGATGAGGGATGGATGAGTATGACATGAAATCTTAAAGATACTGTATTTTTATGTTACTTATAGAATTAGCCTGTTGTATTTGACATGAAAATTGTCGACTGGCAGATTTGTGTGAAAACGTTTCCAGAAATGGCGTAGTGCCCTGTGAGGATAGACTGCACTGTAAAATAAGCAGCCAGACAGCAGTAATTATTTGCTGTGTTACTGTATTTTAAATCTGATGGAGTGGATTGGTGTTGAAGCAGCATAAGATGTAATGGATCGTTCTAGTTAAGGCCTTCACAGGCCACAAGGTCAGTTTAGAGTATCTTATGTATACAATACATGTGTTATGAGAGGTGTTGCCTCTCTACTAGGTCTGTGTAGCTCCAGATTTAGGCACAATACGTTTTTACACTGCTTAGACACCAGTTAAATCACCCCGTCAGTTTGTAATGGCTGAACTTTCGCCAGAGTCTGATCTGCCAGTGAGATTGGTAGATTGTACATTTTCGAAGAGATTCTGAcagttttgtttatttcctgATTTGGTTGAGAGAAGTCAGAATATATATTGGAATAGACAACAGCTTCTGTTCTTCCACCTCACTGAGATCACAGTCTCCTTTTTGGGTTGCTGTAGAAACCACAGAATCTCTTTTTCCcctattttgttttacttccaTCAACAAACTTCACTTGCTAGTCTCATTGAGCTTTGTGCTGTTAAGACAGCGCCGCTCTGGAGTAATGCTGCCATTTCATGTGGGGAGAACAATAGATTTTTAGATGCATTGTGATTCTGTCTTTAACACTTTAGTATGCATGTTAGCTATCTGGAAGGCATGTTAATAACAAACTCATGCATGTAACTTCAACCTGCCAGTTACTATACTTCTGTTGATCATGGAAGTACGTCTTTTGTCATGATGGATATTAGTTATGCTATTGTGAGTGTACTACACAGTAGATCAAGCATGGAATTGAAAAATGTTCAAAGATACATTGCCAAACATTTCATAATCTGTTATAAACTCCCTGAATCAGAATGAAATATTGAGGAATGTAGCAAAGATTGCCCACACTTCAGTATTAATTGACAGAAATCCACTGAATCTTTTTTCGCTGTCATGATTATAATTTGTCAAGACAGCAGAGGATTTGAATAGGACTTTGGTCAATGCAGCAAAAACACTGCAAATAGACAGGGTATTTTGCATAATATCCGTCTTTAACCCATAAATTCAtcacttttcattttttcattcttCAGTATTTATCATCATCTCATTCCTTGTATCCCCCCCCACCACTGTTTCCTTATGTTTTGTCTGACGCAGCGGTCCAGGAGGAGCGCCAAAGGAACAGAGAGCGCGAAGGAGAGCTGGAGTTCAGTGTTGGAGTGAATGAGGAGATGCCTGTCGAGAAGATTTTAGAGGCAGAAACTGCTGTGGAGCAGAAGACTGAGCTTCACTCTGATGGTGGTTCTGCAGGCAACTCTGTAAGTGGTTACAACATGGCAATCAATATCTTGTTTTGCAAACGCATGGTGGCGTTGGGTCTCATGTCTTGAGAATAACCTAATTAAAAACATGCTCTTAAGTACAGGCTTATTGTTATTGCTGCTAACCCTATCCCTGTTTGGTTTCAGCCCCATGATGCAGTTACCAACATCTGTCAGACTGCAGACAAACAGCTGTTTGCCTTGGTGGAGTGGGCAAAGAGAATCCCTCATTTCTCTGAACTGCCCCTCGATGACCAGGTCATCCTCCTGCGTGCAGGTACAATTGAGCAAAAGAATGACCCATTTGGTACCTTTTTTAACGTGGCGATCAGCTCCACATTATGTCTTTGCCAGTGTATCAACGgcagttttcatgtttttttatacatttacactGCTATCTAAAATAGTTAAGTATAGCTATTGTTATACTCTTTCAATGCcaacaacaaatgtaaataaatcaacaaatatataaaaataaacaatattcttTGCAGAAAAGGGCTAAATAAAGTTCAACCACACACCCTTATCAATAACTATGTATTAAACAACTCAATATAAACTAACAGACTTATTCGTCGTTTCCTAAATCCCTTTGACTCCACTCTTGAAAAGAGGTGCGGGCCTTTGACAATAAACTGCAAAGAGTTCCACAATCCTCAAAATACACTCCCAGCTAAACAATTATCAAAGCAATTGGCTTTCATTTATTGGCCTGTTAATATGATCAAACTCTGTATGACGTGTTCCCTGTCGTGGACGAGGATGGGCGGCGGCTCGCCAAACAGTCAAGAACGTTTTATTGCATTTGAGAGATGACAACGGATATCGGCATCTACTCGAGTAAAATGTCACCACACTTTcgatctttttcttctctcgtGTGCCCTTATCGATACTCCAAGTATTTACTACCCTGTTTAGAACCTGGTTTCGGAGGGTGTCCCTAAAGATAGTGCAGATGTGCTTAATACATCTCATTTGCACATATGAATAACTAAACTCTAAAAATTAACCACAAAGTGGGAGAAGTAAAAACATGGTGAAATATAGTTAGAGCCTGTTGGTTAACCTTTTGCTGCCCTTTACATCAATTCTACTACAAAGCAACTTGAATATAACTCCAATCTATGGTAACATTGTTAACCTGAATGTAGGTATTTGTGCATGGATAGGAAAGCTGAAGCCTATGTTAATTAATgcacaataaaatatttttgaagaTGGCAACAGGATTTATTTTGAGTTCAGATTTCAACCACAGGAGGGGAATTTTGCACAAGTCAAAGACTTCTCCTTTTGAAACAGCTTTTCATTGTGGgtgtaatttaaatttaaattgtacCTCATCTTTCAGGGTGGAATGAGCTCCTAATTGCCTCGTTCTCCCATCGCTCCATCGGTCTGAAGGATGGAGTTCTCCTGGCCTCTGAGCTGCAGCGCGACAATGCACACAGCGCCGGAGTTGGAGCCATTTTTGACAGGTGCATCTACAGACAAAAAAACTGCCAGCAGACTCAAACATATTGCAACTACTGCCTTTGTCTAATGTTTCACATATGTGTAATGTCTCTATAATACCTGGATTTATTTAACACAGGGAGAGTGTGCAGAGTGCAGAGGTCGGCGCCATATTTGACAGGTAATTTTTACACTTTTGTGATATTCATGTTTGAGTCAACAGAATGTGTAATTTTTCTCACTATACTTGTTGTATTTTCCACTCCATTTTCCACAACGTATCATTATTTAGGGTTCTTACAGAGCTCGTCAATAAAATGAGAGATATGcaaatggacaaaacagagctGGGCTGCCTCCGAGCCATCGTCCTGTTCAACCCAGGTTTCTATGCAATGCTGATatctaagaaaataaataatttgtattgTTGAGCACATGATGAATATATTGTCTATATTTTCTTGCAGATGCTAAAGGGCTCTCCAACACCGGCGAGGTGGAACTCCTTAGAGAAAAGGTCTATGCATCATTGGAAGCCTACTGCAAACATAAATACCCAGAGCAGCAGGGAAGGTAAATGTCCTCAACTATCACAAGCTCGGCATAGTCTTGTTTTTCACTCGATAATGTAGAAGGTCAACGTTGAACATACTGGTTTCATTGTTCATCACGTCGAACTAAaggatgccttttttttttctcaatgcaGGTTTGCTAAGCTCCTCCTTCGACTGCCAGCACTGCGATCCATTGGCTTGAAGTGCTTGgagcatcttttctttttcaagctGATCGGTGACACACCTATTGACACTTTTCTCATGGAAATGCTTGAAGCTCCCCATCAGTTGTCATAAATAGGAAACGCGTCTTGTGGTTGGGTTTAGATGGCTGAAGTCTGGGAAGCTGGAGTGGGACTGGAGTGGCACTTTAAGTTCTTTGAAGATTTGTCAATTTGTCTCACTGCTGTCTGGGTTACACTATTTTAGTGCAGCACGGATTTGCTCTTTAGACCAAACCCAAGGTGTGGCATGATCTACAAGCTGGTGCTATATGTTGAAATAACTTCATGagtaactggtttaaaaaaaaaaaaaaaaaaaaagatattttgaaaaatgtatacatatttcCCTCACAGGAGCTATAATTTGGGTAACATTTTTATATAAGCTTTTTAGACAAAGTCTAACATCAACATTCAGTTGGTTCTCCAACTGAACTGATCCCCAAAACCTATTTTTTAAAAGGATGGCCACCTGAATCATGTGTATGCATTAAGGAAGTAGTCTTCTTTTTATAATTCTTAATTCAAGCCAGctctaaaataatataattgtaCCAAACAGTCACCTTGAACTGTGCCCAACCACAGCTCTGAGTTTACTTGTTTCCATTGCAGAAGATTAAATCCCAACAGTGACCCTGTGATAGACAAGTCAGTGGTTGACACCGTCAGGTTGGACTTGTCAGTGTTGATTGAGGATCAGCTTTATGTGTCTGGTAATATACAGTTAGTGTTGTTTACTTCTTTGCCATTTTATAAATCTAATCACTTTGTGGTTAACGATTAAACTGCACTGCACACTTGCTATGTACTATTtctaaaacacttttaaaatattgCCTGGCCTTTAAATAGTCAGGCGTCTGTATTTTGGTGCTATTTCAGTAATAATTTGACATAATTGCAGTTGCACACCAAACCACGAACCGAAGAAAATATGCAAAACTGAAAATCCCTTTGTTAATCTCTGTTAAAAATGTAGCAATATAAGATGTAAACTGCATAAGAGCTTTCTGCCTGTCAGTCATTCAGGGGTTTTACAAAGTAAATCATGTCTGGTGGAAAGGGAATACTCAATTTTGTAATTTATCTATACAATTAAAAGGTACTGTGCAAAAGTAATTGTTCAGGGAAAATGTATATTGACAAATTTGAATTATGATCAGGATATACAAATTATATAATTCTTAATATGTGCCCTTGTCTTTAGTTATCAGCTAGTATGAAGCAGAATATGTCTTGGGTTGCACTGGATTTGCTGAGACTGTTTcagctgatttttattttttgtcccttttttttttttttttttttaatgctcaaTTGTATTCTccaaccccccgcccccctttttGTAGGTAGATGTCTTGTTTGTCGTTATGTCTCTGCAATTTATTAAACGCAAACCATAATCACATTTAGATCCATAACACCTGTGGAAGTATAGGAATGTTAAACAAGACCAAGTGAGGTCTGTATGATGGCCATGTGTAAACCCCAGATGAGCTATTTTGGTAAGCTTGTCATCGACCTCTATATGCTCTTGAACATAAAGTGACTTGAAATATGGGTGGTGTGGACTGAGAATAAAGTGGCTTAAGTTTTCTTTTGTCTACTTTTTTCTCCCCCTACAGTGTTAGATACATATTGACACTTGTTTATGCAAATCTATAgtcaaagatgttttaatgagccTGTTATTGTATTCGTTACGCAGAGGTTTTCCTCGCCATTATATAAATTGAAATTATATTTTGCCCAGGCTGTTTCAAACTGACAGCACATCAGTAGTTCAAAAAGGTAAACTGGGAAAACAGAGTGAGATCTCCAGTAATGCCAGTTGAGCTCCACGTTGATCTGGTCTAAGTTAACTGAACAGGCAACAGGATGCAGCTCATGTCCAGTCCACACTATACGAAGACTTATACTAAACTAGGATAGATTTATTTTTGGTGAAATGATAATAGTATAGTGCATAGTGTGAAATAGTCAGACATGGCATTATATGAATGCTATgactttatttttacatttttataactGACTTCTTTGCAACAGTTGATGCTTTTTGCGATATACTCAAGACTTTTCTTTTACCTCCTAAAGTTACTTTCTTCGACATGTTAAACTATGACTTTtcaaacaaactaaactaacctTTTTCCAAATACTACACATGATTTATATTGACACACTATACTATAATTATGGTCTGACTTTTTTGTTTACTTACCATACATTGACAATTGCTTTGACACTGatattcaaagtcaaacttttttttcgacatactagtCTTAAGACTTTTATGAAACTATTCAACACACCATACTagatatactttttaaaaaaatgtcaaaacaatgttttaatgagcctttttattgtttttgttacatgtttttctttttgctgtgggCATAGACACAATAGAAGCCTTGGTTGTAATGCACTTGTGTCAAGTTCCACAGTGATGTCATGGCACAGGCAGCTAGTGGGTGGTGGGCTCATGTTAAATTAGACGAAGAAAATGCTGAGTGCAATGAAATCAAAGGCTTCTAAGGGATGCCACAGGACTAAAAGGTGAATTTCATGAATACGTGTTTCACCATGTTTGTTACAGTCTGTGAAGTAAAAAGGTTTAATACCACAAATCCTACAGCTCTGAGAACCTAAGTGAACCTCCTTTTGTATCAAGCAGAGGAGACACTTCGTAAAACCATTAATGgcttaaattatatttagaaTAATACTGCTTTTAGTCTATGACACACTATTCTACACAtggagcaaaaaaacaaacggaaACAAAGATATTGTCATGACATTTACATCATTTTGCAGCATTCCCCCTATATTACTTTACACATCTATTCTATTCCGTCTTTGACAAAAATCAGTACAATCTGGGAAACACAATGAGCTCTTCCTCCATAACTTCAGTTCTTAGAAGAGTTGCATGCTACACAAAGTCTAAGGTGCTGAATCATTTTCACTTAATtcgtaacaaaacaaaaaacatactgCTGGTGTGGTTTTTTACGTCGCTTTATCGTAATGTTGCGCTAACTTATTGTTTCTCTTAATGGCCATCTTTCCATCACAGTTTGAATTTGCAAGTGAATAAATGTGTTAAGCCATGATAGAAACTGAAATGGTGATCATAAACATAGCCACGGCCGTTCCAAATTAGTAGCACAACAAGTTAATCAGCAGTTCAAAAACAGACCAACATAATCAACATGTTAAACTATGTGCTGTCTTTTTCACTACAATACAGATGTACATGTTTTTAAACAGATAAAAGTGATTTTATATTTGTCCATATTACTTATTGTCATGTAACCCCCGATGTTCTTCTTCATAGTTATGGAATGAAGCTCCACGTCCTGTGAATAACAAACTAAGATATCCAGTGATGCCAGTTGAGCTACATGTTTATTTGGCCTGGTCTATTTTCAACTCCTACATTTGTACCTAGATTTTGACTAGAGTGGAACAACA contains:
- the rxrbb gene encoding retinoic acid receptor RXR-beta-B isoform X2 codes for the protein MSSQQPNSSASNSPTNILGSPFSVISSSLNSPVVSPSLGFGSISNSQISSSAPISGMHSISNSEDIKPPFGLRPMPAHSPGIMLSQKRMCVICGDRSSGKHYGVYSCEGCKGFFKRTVRKDLSYTCRDNKECLVDKRQRNRCQYCRYQKCLAMGMKREAVQEERQRNREREGELEFSVGVNEEMPVEKILEAETAVEQKTELHSDGGSAGNSPHDAVTNICQTADKQLFALVEWAKRIPHFSELPLDDQVILLRAGWNELLIASFSHRSIGLKDGVLLASELQRDNAHSAGVGAIFDRESVQSAEVGAIFDRVLTELVNKMRDMQMDKTELGCLRAIVLFNPDAKGLSNTGEVELLREKVYASLEAYCKHKYPEQQGRFAKLLLRLPALRSIGLKCLEHLFFFKLIGDTPIDTFLMEMLEAPHQLS
- the rxrbb gene encoding retinoic acid receptor RXR-beta-B isoform X1, translated to MSSQQPNSSASNSPTNILGSPFSVISSSLNSPVVSPSLGFGSISNSQISSSAPISGMHSISNSEDIKPPFGLRPMPAHSPGIMLSQKRMCVICGDRSSGKHYGVYSCEGCKGFFKRTVRKDLSYTCRDNKECLVDKRQRNRCQYCRYQKCLAMGMKREVIKHVKWIKEDGKDEGWMTVQEERQRNREREGELEFSVGVNEEMPVEKILEAETAVEQKTELHSDGGSAGNSPHDAVTNICQTADKQLFALVEWAKRIPHFSELPLDDQVILLRAGWNELLIASFSHRSIGLKDGVLLASELQRDNAHSAGVGAIFDRESVQSAEVGAIFDRVLTELVNKMRDMQMDKTELGCLRAIVLFNPDAKGLSNTGEVELLREKVYASLEAYCKHKYPEQQGRFAKLLLRLPALRSIGLKCLEHLFFFKLIGDTPIDTFLMEMLEAPHQLS